From one Mycolicibacterium sp. HK-90 genomic stretch:
- the murG gene encoding undecaprenyldiphospho-muramoylpentapeptide beta-N-acetylglucosaminyltransferase → MAVADALRELDPQVRITALGTARGLETRLVPQRGYDLELITPVPLPRKPSGDLARLPLRVRTAIRQTRSVLAGVQADVVIGFGGYVALPAYLAARGGFGLRGRRRAVPVVVHEANASAGLANRVGAVSARRVLSAVPEPGLRKVEVVGVPVRAAITSLDRAALREEARAFFGFAPDAKVLLVFGGSQGAQSINRAVSSAAEALAAAGVSVLHAHGPKNTLDLPAAAGGSPPYVAVPYLDRMDLAYAAADLAICRSGAMTVAEVTAVGLPAVYVPLPIGNGEQRLNALPVVSAGGGILVDDAALTGEFVADTVAGLMTDDARLAAMTAAASLSGHPDAAMRVAQVALDIARAQRKKLQ, encoded by the coding sequence ATGGCGGTGGCCGACGCGCTGCGTGAACTCGATCCGCAGGTTCGTATCACTGCCCTCGGCACCGCCCGGGGGCTGGAAACCCGGCTGGTGCCCCAGCGCGGCTATGACCTGGAGCTGATCACGCCGGTGCCGCTGCCACGCAAGCCGTCCGGAGATCTGGCGCGGTTGCCGTTGCGTGTGCGCACCGCCATCCGGCAGACCCGCTCGGTGCTGGCCGGTGTGCAGGCCGACGTGGTGATCGGGTTCGGCGGCTATGTCGCGCTGCCCGCCTACCTCGCCGCCCGCGGTGGCTTCGGCCTGCGGGGTCGCCGGCGCGCCGTTCCTGTGGTGGTTCACGAGGCCAATGCCAGCGCCGGCCTGGCCAATCGCGTCGGCGCGGTGTCGGCCCGCCGGGTGCTCTCGGCGGTACCCGAACCCGGGCTTCGCAAGGTCGAGGTGGTCGGGGTGCCGGTGCGCGCGGCGATCACCTCGTTGGACCGCGCCGCGTTGCGGGAGGAGGCCAGGGCCTTCTTCGGCTTCGCGCCGGACGCCAAGGTGCTGTTGGTGTTCGGCGGGTCGCAGGGCGCCCAGTCGATCAACCGCGCGGTGTCCTCGGCAGCCGAAGCCCTTGCCGCTGCCGGTGTTTCGGTGCTGCATGCCCATGGGCCGAAGAACACCCTCGACCTGCCCGCGGCCGCCGGGGGTTCACCGCCCTACGTCGCGGTGCCGTACCTGGACCGGATGGATCTGGCCTATGCCGCAGCGGATCTGGCGATCTGCCGGTCCGGCGCGATGACGGTCGCCGAGGTGACGGCCGTGGGGTTGCCCGCGGTCTACGTCCCGCTGCCGATCGGCAATGGTGAGCAGCGGCTCAACGCGTTGCCGGTGGTCTCCGCCGGTGGCGGCATCCTCGTCGACGATGCCGCGCTCACCGGTGAATTCGTGGCCGATACGGTCGCCGGCCTGATGACCGACGACGCGCGGCTGGCCGCGATGACGGCCGCAGCCTCGTTGTCCGGCCACCCCGATGCCGCCATGCGGGTGGCCCAGGTCGCCTTGGACATTGCCCGTGCTCAACGAAAGAAGCTGCAGTGA
- the ftsW gene encoding putative lipid II flippase FtsW → MVSILARLRRKDGGTTGDSASSSAGSAEAAAPEPRTRFGAWLGRPMTSFHLIIAVTALLTTLGLIMVLSASGVYSYDFDGSPWAVFGRQVMWTAIGLVAFYLALRMPVRTMRRLAFPGFAFTILLLILVLIPGIGKVANGSRGWFVVAGFSLQPSELAKIAFAIWGAHLLAARRLERASLREMLIPLVPAAVIALALIVAQPDLGQTITLSIILLGLLWYAGLPLRVFLSSLSAAVLAAGVLAVSAGYRSDRVQSWLDPAADSQGIGYQSRQARFALANGGIFGDGLGQGSAKWNYLPNAHNDFIFAIIGEELGFVGAVGLLGLFGLFAYTGMRIARRSADPFLRLLAATTTLWVVGQTFINVGYVVGLLPVTGLQLPLISAGGSSQATMLLMMGLITNAARHEPEAVAALRAGRDDRMNRLLRLPLPEPYVPTRLEVARNRLHDRRTSTRTAGKSSAKSGAKSTPKQTGSRQSATKKGGPNRGAARGGDRPVRRAGHQPAGNGRSSVRYPAGQRKQGQRARTLEGQRYG, encoded by the coding sequence GTGGTCAGCATCCTGGCCCGGTTGCGCCGCAAGGACGGTGGCACGACCGGCGATTCCGCGAGTTCTTCAGCCGGATCCGCCGAGGCGGCGGCCCCGGAACCACGCACCCGGTTCGGTGCCTGGCTGGGCCGCCCGATGACCTCGTTCCATCTGATCATCGCGGTCACGGCGTTGTTGACGACGCTGGGCCTGATCATGGTGCTCTCGGCCTCCGGGGTGTACTCCTACGATTTCGACGGTTCGCCCTGGGCGGTTTTCGGCCGCCAGGTGATGTGGACGGCCATCGGCCTGGTCGCGTTCTACCTGGCCTTGCGGATGCCGGTGCGTACCATGCGCCGACTGGCCTTCCCCGGCTTCGCCTTCACGATCCTGCTGCTGATCCTGGTGCTCATCCCCGGAATCGGCAAGGTGGCCAACGGTTCTCGCGGCTGGTTCGTCGTCGCGGGGTTCTCCTTGCAGCCCTCGGAGCTGGCCAAGATCGCCTTCGCGATCTGGGGTGCGCACCTGCTGGCGGCCCGCCGCCTCGAGCGGGCCTCGCTGCGCGAGATGCTGATCCCGCTGGTGCCCGCCGCGGTGATCGCGCTGGCGTTGATCGTCGCCCAGCCCGACCTCGGGCAGACCATCACGCTGAGCATCATCCTGTTGGGCCTGCTGTGGTACGCGGGTCTGCCGCTGCGGGTGTTCCTGTCCTCGCTGTCGGCTGCGGTCCTGGCGGCCGGGGTCCTGGCGGTGTCCGCGGGCTACCGATCCGACCGCGTGCAGTCCTGGCTCGATCCGGCGGCCGACTCGCAGGGAATCGGTTACCAGTCCCGTCAGGCCCGGTTCGCCCTGGCCAACGGTGGGATCTTCGGGGACGGCCTGGGTCAGGGCAGCGCGAAATGGAACTACCTGCCCAATGCGCACAACGACTTCATCTTCGCCATCATCGGCGAGGAACTCGGATTCGTCGGGGCCGTGGGCCTGCTGGGTTTGTTCGGGTTGTTCGCCTACACCGGCATGCGTATCGCCCGGCGCTCGGCCGATCCGTTCCTGCGTCTGCTCGCCGCCACGACCACGCTGTGGGTGGTTGGCCAGACGTTCATCAATGTCGGCTATGTCGTCGGGCTGCTGCCGGTCACCGGCCTGCAGCTGCCACTGATCTCGGCCGGCGGATCATCACAGGCCACAATGCTTTTGATGATGGGCCTGATCACCAATGCGGCCCGTCACGAACCCGAGGCGGTGGCGGCTCTGCGGGCCGGCCGCGATGACCGGATGAACCGGCTGCTGCGCCTTCCGCTGCCCGAACCGTACGTCCCGACCCGGCTGGAGGTGGCCCGCAACCGGCTGCACGACCGCCGCACCTCAACACGCACCGCGGGCAAATCCAGCGCCAAGTCCGGTGCCAAGTCGACGCCCAAGCAGACCGGCAGCAGGCAGTCCGCGACCAAGAAGGGCGGGCCGAACCGCGGTGCGGCCCGCGGCGGCGACCGTCCGGTGCGCCGGGCCGGCCACCAGCCGGCCGGTAATGGCAGGTCGTCGGTTCGATATCCTGCAGGCCAGCGGAAACAGGGCCAACGGGCCCGGACTTTGGAAGGTCAGCGTTACGGGTGA
- the murF gene encoding UDP-N-acetylmuramoyl-tripeptide--D-alanyl-D-alanine ligase yields the protein MIEMTVARIAEIVGGELADITAEQAAATRVTGTVEFDSRAIGPGGLFLALPGARADGHDFAAAAVASGAPVVLAARPVGVPAIVVRPEPGAADAASGALEFDTDGSGAAVLAALAKLAAAVAAELVADGLTIIGVTGSSGKTSTKDLLAAVLAPLGQVIAPPGSFNNELGHPWTVLRATPETDYLILEMSARHPGNIAALAAIAPPQIAVVLNVGTAHLGEFGSREAIANTKAELPQAVPASGVVILNVDDTAVAAMADATAARVVRVSREPGAQVDVWSGPVTLDELARPGFALHTGADQVEVQLAVHGDHQVDNALCAAAVAVECGATLQQVATALSDAGPVSRHRMQVGTRADGVTVINDAYNANPDSMRAGLKALAWMARQNPADPAGDLRGKRRSWAVLGEMAELGDDAITEHDAIGRLAVRLDVSRLIVVGTGRTMNAMHHGAVMEGSWGSESTMVDDADAALALLQAELEPGDVVLVKASNSVGLGALADALVAADTGSPSPTEMGNADR from the coding sequence GTGATCGAGATGACCGTCGCCAGGATCGCCGAGATCGTCGGCGGTGAGCTGGCCGACATCACCGCCGAGCAGGCGGCCGCCACTCGGGTCACCGGCACCGTCGAATTCGACTCGCGGGCGATCGGGCCGGGTGGGTTGTTCCTGGCGCTGCCGGGTGCCCGCGCCGACGGTCATGACTTCGCGGCGGCCGCGGTGGCGTCCGGGGCGCCCGTGGTGCTGGCCGCACGTCCGGTGGGGGTACCCGCGATCGTGGTGCGTCCGGAGCCGGGCGCCGCCGATGCCGCTTCCGGCGCTTTGGAATTCGACACCGACGGCTCCGGTGCGGCGGTGCTGGCCGCGCTGGCCAAGCTCGCTGCGGCGGTCGCCGCCGAGCTGGTGGCCGACGGGCTCACGATCATCGGGGTGACCGGATCTTCGGGCAAGACCTCGACCAAGGATCTGCTGGCCGCGGTGCTGGCCCCGCTCGGTCAGGTGATCGCGCCGCCGGGCTCGTTCAACAACGAGCTCGGTCACCCGTGGACGGTGCTGCGCGCCACGCCGGAGACCGATTACCTGATCCTGGAGATGTCGGCCCGGCATCCGGGCAATATCGCGGCCCTGGCCGCCATCGCTCCGCCGCAGATCGCGGTGGTGCTCAACGTGGGCACCGCCCACCTCGGTGAGTTCGGCTCGCGTGAGGCCATCGCGAATACCAAAGCCGAGTTGCCGCAAGCTGTTCCGGCCTCGGGCGTGGTGATCCTCAACGTCGACGACACGGCGGTGGCGGCGATGGCCGATGCGACCGCGGCCCGTGTGGTGCGGGTCTCGCGTGAGCCCGGCGCGCAGGTCGACGTGTGGTCCGGCCCGGTCACCCTCGACGAGTTGGCCCGGCCGGGGTTCGCGCTGCACACCGGCGCCGACCAGGTCGAGGTGCAACTCGCGGTGCACGGCGATCACCAGGTCGACAATGCGCTGTGTGCGGCCGCGGTGGCGGTGGAGTGCGGGGCGACCCTGCAGCAGGTGGCCACGGCGCTGTCCGATGCGGGCCCCGTGTCGCGGCACCGGATGCAGGTGGGCACCCGCGCCGACGGTGTGACGGTGATCAACGACGCCTACAACGCCAACCCGGATTCGATGCGGGCCGGTCTCAAGGCGCTGGCCTGGATGGCGCGCCAGAACCCCGCTGATCCCGCCGGTGACCTGCGCGGAAAACGGCGCAGCTGGGCGGTGTTGGGCGAGATGGCCGAACTCGGTGACGACGCGATAACCGAGCACGACGCGATCGGACGGCTGGCGGTGCGCTTAGATGTGTCTCGGTTAATCGTCGTCGGAACCGGGAGGACTATGAACGCCATGCACCACGGCGCGGTGATGGAGGGTTCGTGGGGATCTGAGTCCACGATGGTCGACGACGCCGATGCCGCCCTGGCCCTGCTGCAGGCTGAGCTGGAGCCTGGGGACGTGGTGCTGGTGAAGGCATCCAACTCCGTGGGTCTGGGCGCGCTGGCCGATGCGCTGGTTGCCGCTGATACCGGATCGCCGTCTCCGACGGAAATGGGGAACGCCGACCGATGA
- a CDS encoding cell division protein FtsQ/DivIB translates to MTETGPAGSGAEEPGQAEPSGSTAAPSDAPPTAEADAPAAGADSPPAAEAETDFEGPRRRARRERAERRAARDRAVAIEHARREAKRRVVGQSADAPNTVARSTIRGLKLLLWTALASVVAVALGLVLYFTPLMSARTVAVNGVVAVPQEQVLAAAAVAPGTPLLQIDTDAVAERVATIRRVATARVQREYPSTLQITVVERVPVVVKDYPDGPHLFDRDGVDFATEPPPPTLPYLDADNPGPTDPATKAALEVMLALPPDVVAQVGRIAAPSVASIALTLTDGRVVVWGTNDRTDEKALKLAALLTQPGRTYDVSSPDLPTVK, encoded by the coding sequence GTGACCGAGACGGGTCCCGCCGGGTCCGGCGCCGAAGAACCCGGCCAGGCCGAGCCCAGCGGGTCGACCGCGGCACCGTCCGATGCACCGCCGACGGCTGAAGCTGATGCGCCCGCGGCGGGAGCTGATTCGCCGCCCGCGGCGGAAGCCGAAACCGACTTCGAAGGCCCACGCCGGCGCGCCCGCCGCGAGCGGGCCGAGCGCCGGGCCGCCCGGGACCGGGCGGTGGCGATCGAGCACGCCCGGCGCGAGGCCAAGCGCCGGGTGGTCGGCCAGTCGGCCGATGCCCCGAACACGGTGGCCCGCAGCACGATTCGTGGCCTGAAGCTGTTGTTGTGGACGGCGCTGGCGAGTGTGGTGGCGGTGGCGCTCGGTCTGGTGCTGTATTTCACGCCACTGATGTCGGCCCGCACCGTGGCCGTCAACGGTGTGGTCGCGGTGCCCCAGGAGCAGGTGCTGGCCGCGGCTGCGGTGGCACCGGGCACGCCGCTGCTTCAGATCGACACGGATGCGGTGGCCGAGCGCGTCGCCACGATCCGCCGGGTCGCGACGGCGCGGGTGCAGCGCGAGTATCCGTCGACCCTGCAGATCACCGTGGTCGAGCGGGTGCCGGTGGTGGTCAAGGACTATCCGGACGGTCCGCACCTGTTCGACCGCGACGGTGTCGATTTCGCCACCGAACCGCCGCCGCCCACGCTGCCGTATCTGGACGCGGACAACCCGGGACCGACCGATCCGGCCACCAAGGCCGCACTCGAGGTGATGCTGGCCCTGCCGCCGGATGTCGTCGCGCAGGTCGGCCGGATCGCCGCTCCCTCGGTCGCCTCGATCGCGCTGACCCTGACCGACGGTCGGGTGGTGGTGTGGGGGACCAACGACCGGACCGACGAGAAGGCGCTGAAACTGGCGGCGCTGCTGACCCAGCCGGGCCGCACCTACGACGTGTCGAGCCCAGACCTGCCCACTGTCAAGTAA
- the mraY gene encoding phospho-N-acetylmuramoyl-pentapeptide-transferase: MKLILIAVGIALTVSILLTPALIRLFTKRGLGHEIREDGPASHAKKRGTPSMGGVAIVAGIWAAYLGTHLVGVALGGEGPSASGLLVLGLATMLGLVGFIDDLIKLRRSRNLGLNKTAKTVGQLTAAVLFGVLVLQFRNGDGLTPGSPELSYVREIATVTLASWVFVLFCVVVVSAWSNAVNFTDGLDGLAAGAMAMVSAAYVLITFWQYRNACATAPGLGCYNVRDPLDLAIVAAATAGACIGFLWWNAAPAKIFMGDTGSLALGGIIAGLSVTSRTEILAVVLGALFVAEVTSVVVQILAFRTTGRRVFRMAPFHHHFELVGWAETTVIIRFWLLTAIACGLGVALFYSEWLTAVGA, translated from the coding sequence ATGAAGCTCATCCTGATCGCCGTCGGTATCGCGCTGACGGTTTCGATCCTGCTCACGCCGGCGCTGATCCGGCTGTTCACCAAGCGCGGGCTCGGCCATGAGATCCGTGAGGACGGCCCGGCGAGCCATGCCAAGAAGCGCGGCACGCCGTCGATGGGCGGCGTCGCGATCGTCGCCGGCATCTGGGCGGCCTACCTCGGCACCCACCTGGTCGGGGTGGCCCTCGGCGGTGAGGGCCCGTCGGCCTCGGGTCTGCTGGTGTTGGGGCTGGCGACGATGCTCGGCCTGGTCGGCTTCATCGACGATCTGATCAAGCTGCGGCGCTCCCGCAACCTGGGGCTCAACAAGACCGCCAAGACGGTCGGCCAGCTGACCGCCGCCGTGTTGTTCGGTGTGCTGGTCCTGCAGTTCCGCAACGGTGACGGGCTCACCCCCGGCAGCCCTGAACTGTCCTACGTGCGCGAGATCGCCACCGTGACGCTCGCGTCGTGGGTGTTCGTGCTGTTCTGCGTGGTGGTGGTCAGCGCCTGGTCCAACGCGGTGAACTTCACCGACGGTCTGGACGGGCTGGCGGCCGGCGCGATGGCGATGGTGAGTGCGGCCTACGTGCTGATCACGTTCTGGCAGTACCGCAATGCCTGCGCGACGGCACCGGGCCTGGGCTGCTACAACGTGCGCGATCCGCTGGACCTGGCGATCGTCGCGGCCGCGACCGCCGGTGCGTGCATCGGATTCCTGTGGTGGAACGCCGCGCCGGCCAAGATCTTCATGGGTGACACCGGCTCGCTGGCACTGGGCGGCATCATCGCCGGGTTGTCGGTGACCAGCCGGACCGAGATCCTGGCCGTGGTGCTGGGCGCACTGTTCGTGGCCGAGGTGACCTCGGTGGTGGTGCAGATCCTGGCCTTCCGCACCACGGGGCGCCGGGTGTTCCGGATGGCGCCGTTCCATCACCATTTCGAGCTGGTGGGCTGGGCCGAGACCACGGTCATCATCCGGTTCTGGCTGCTGACGGCGATCGCCTGCGGTCTCGGTGTGGCCCTGTTCTACAGCGAGTGGCTCACGGCAGTCGGGGCCTGA
- the murD gene encoding UDP-N-acetylmuramoyl-L-alanine--D-glutamate ligase yields MTGPSGGRGDDLSLLTPGAPVLVTGAGVTGRAVLAALAPLGVAATLCDDNAESLRAYAAQGTAVIDPAAAIAGIAGYALVVTSPGFPPTAPVLAAAAESGVPIWGDVELAWRLDAAGRYGPPRRWLVVTGTNGKTTTTSMLHEMLQADGRRSLLCGNIGDPVLAVLDQPAELLAVELSSFQLHWAPSLRPDAGVVLNVAEDHLDWHGSMAGYAADKATALAGRVAVVGLDDPVAAGLLPSAGASVRVGFRLGEPADGELGVRAGKLVDRAFGTDVELADAATIKVAGPVGVLDALAAAALARAVGVAPSSIAAALASFQVGRHRAELVGEAGGVRFVDDSKATNPHAAQASITAFDRVIWIAGGLLKGASVDELVREVANRLAGVVLIGRDRQMVADALSRHAPDVPVVEVVTGEDSGVLETNESIGDHVTRVIEVGDRPVSDAVMAAVVDAARDLAVSGDTVLLAPAGASFDQFSGYGQRGDAFAGAVRAAIG; encoded by the coding sequence ATGACGGGCCCATCCGGCGGGCGCGGCGACGATCTCTCGCTGCTGACCCCCGGGGCTCCGGTGTTGGTGACCGGCGCGGGGGTGACCGGACGTGCCGTGCTGGCGGCGCTGGCACCACTGGGCGTCGCGGCGACGCTGTGCGACGACAACGCCGAGTCGTTGCGGGCCTACGCCGCGCAGGGCACCGCGGTCATCGACCCGGCGGCGGCCATCGCCGGAATCGCCGGCTACGCGCTCGTCGTGACCAGCCCGGGGTTCCCGCCCACGGCCCCCGTCCTGGCCGCCGCGGCCGAGTCCGGCGTGCCGATCTGGGGCGACGTGGAGCTGGCCTGGCGGCTGGACGCCGCGGGCCGTTACGGTCCGCCGCGACGCTGGCTGGTGGTCACCGGCACCAACGGAAAGACCACCACCACGTCGATGCTGCACGAGATGTTGCAGGCCGACGGACGACGAAGCCTGTTGTGCGGCAACATCGGTGACCCGGTCCTGGCGGTGCTCGACCAGCCCGCGGAGTTGCTGGCGGTCGAACTTTCCAGTTTCCAGCTGCATTGGGCGCCGTCGTTGCGTCCGGATGCCGGCGTGGTGCTCAACGTCGCCGAGGATCACCTCGACTGGCACGGTTCGATGGCCGGTTATGCCGCCGACAAGGCCACGGCGCTGGCCGGCCGGGTCGCGGTGGTGGGCCTCGATGATCCGGTGGCCGCGGGGCTGCTGCCGTCTGCGGGTGCGTCGGTGCGGGTGGGATTCCGGCTCGGGGAGCCCGCCGACGGCGAGCTCGGCGTGCGCGCCGGCAAGCTCGTGGACCGGGCGTTCGGCACCGATGTCGAGTTGGCTGACGCGGCCACGATCAAGGTGGCGGGTCCGGTCGGGGTGCTCGACGCGTTGGCCGCCGCGGCGCTGGCCCGGGCCGTGGGTGTGGCCCCGTCGTCGATCGCGGCGGCGCTGGCGTCGTTCCAGGTCGGCAGGCATCGCGCCGAGCTCGTCGGCGAAGCCGGCGGGGTGCGCTTCGTCGACGATTCCAAGGCCACCAACCCGCACGCGGCGCAGGCGTCGATCACGGCGTTCGACCGGGTGATCTGGATCGCGGGAGGCTTGCTGAAGGGTGCCTCGGTCGACGAGCTGGTCCGTGAGGTGGCGAATCGGCTCGCCGGGGTGGTGCTGATCGGGCGGGACCGGCAAATGGTTGCCGATGCGTTATCGCGACACGCCCCGGATGTCCCCGTCGTCGAGGTTGTGACGGGGGAGGATTCTGGGGTGCTTGAGACAAATGAGTCTATTGGTGATCATGTGACTCGTGTGATCGAAGTCGGAGACCGTCCGGTCTCCGACGCGGTCATGGCGGCGGTCGTCGATGCCGCCCGCGACCTGGCGGTCTCGGGCGACACCGTGTTGCTGGCCCCGGCAGGCGCGTCCTTCGATCAGTTCAGCGGCTACGGCCAGCGTGGCGATGCATTCGCCGGCGCCGTCCGCGCTGCGATCGGGTAG
- the murC gene encoding UDP-N-acetylmuramate--L-alanine ligase, with product MNGNSLPAELQRVHMVGIGGAGMSGVARILLDRGGLVSGSDAKESRGVVALRARGAEVRIGHDASSLDLLPGGPTAVVTTHAAIPKTNPELVEARRRGIPVILRPVVLAKLMAGYTTLMVTGTHGKTTTTSMLIVALQHCGFDPSFAVGGELGEAGTNAHHGSGTCFVAEADESDGSLLEYTPNVAVVTNIEADHLDFFGSEQAYTEVFSAFVDRIAPGGALVVCTDDPGAAALADHTDSLGIRVLRYGSAPTEGLAGTLLSWEQQGTGAVAHIQLAGEPHPRAIRLAVPGRHMALNALAALLAAVEVGAPAETVLDGLAGFEGVRRRFELVGTMSGIRVFDDYAHHPTEVRATLEAARTVVDQSGGRVVVAFQPHLYSRTATFASEFGAALSAADEVFVLDVYGAREQPLPGVSGATVAEHVSSAVTYVPDFSAVAAAVAAAARTGDVVLTMGAGDVTMLGKEILTELGIKANRSAPGRSSTDSP from the coding sequence GTGAACGGTAATTCACTTCCGGCTGAATTGCAGCGGGTGCACATGGTCGGGATCGGGGGAGCCGGGATGTCGGGTGTGGCCCGCATCCTGCTGGACCGGGGTGGCCTGGTCTCCGGATCGGATGCCAAGGAGTCGCGCGGGGTGGTGGCACTGCGGGCGCGCGGGGCCGAGGTCAGGATCGGTCACGACGCGTCGTCACTGGATCTGCTGCCCGGCGGACCGACCGCGGTCGTCACCACCCACGCCGCGATCCCGAAGACGAATCCGGAGCTGGTCGAGGCGCGGCGCCGGGGAATCCCGGTGATTCTTCGGCCGGTGGTGCTGGCCAAGCTCATGGCCGGTTACACCACGTTGATGGTGACGGGCACGCACGGCAAGACCACCACCACGTCGATGCTCATCGTGGCGTTGCAGCACTGCGGGTTCGACCCGTCGTTCGCCGTGGGTGGCGAACTGGGCGAGGCGGGCACCAACGCCCACCACGGCAGCGGGACATGCTTTGTCGCCGAGGCCGACGAGAGCGACGGCTCGCTGCTCGAGTACACCCCGAATGTCGCGGTGGTCACCAACATCGAGGCCGACCACCTGGATTTCTTCGGCAGCGAGCAGGCGTACACCGAGGTGTTCTCCGCGTTCGTCGACCGCATCGCTCCGGGCGGCGCCCTGGTGGTCTGCACCGACGATCCGGGCGCCGCCGCACTCGCCGACCACACCGATTCCCTGGGCATCCGGGTGTTGCGGTACGGCAGCGCGCCGACCGAGGGCCTCGCCGGAACCTTGCTCAGCTGGGAACAGCAGGGCACGGGGGCCGTGGCCCACATCCAACTCGCCGGCGAGCCGCATCCGCGGGCCATCCGGCTCGCGGTGCCCGGCCGGCACATGGCGCTCAACGCACTGGCCGCACTGCTGGCCGCCGTCGAAGTGGGTGCGCCTGCGGAGACGGTGCTCGACGGGCTGGCCGGATTCGAGGGTGTGCGAAGACGATTCGAATTGGTCGGCACGATGTCGGGTATCCGCGTCTTTGATGACTACGCGCACCATCCCACCGAGGTTCGCGCCACCCTGGAGGCGGCCCGAACGGTCGTGGATCAGTCCGGTGGCCGGGTCGTCGTCGCCTTCCAGCCGCATTTGTATTCGCGCACAGCGACTTTCGCTTCCGAGTTCGGGGCGGCGCTGAGTGCGGCCGACGAGGTCTTCGTGCTCGACGTCTACGGTGCGCGCGAGCAACCGCTTCCCGGTGTCAGCGGTGCGACGGTCGCCGAGCACGTCAGCTCGGCGGTCACCTACGTCCCGGACTTCTCGGCGGTGGCCGCGGCGGTGGCCGCGGCGGCCCGGACCGGCGACGTGGTGCTCACCATGGGCGCCGGTGACGTCACGATGCTCGGGAAGGAGATCCTGACCGAGCTCGGGATCAAGGCGAACCGCAGCGCGCCGGGCCGCTCGTCGACGGATTCGCCGTGA
- the ftsZ gene encoding cell division protein FtsZ: MTPPHNYLAVIKVVGIGGGGVNAVNRMIEQGLKGVEFIAINTDAQALLMSDADVKLDVGRDSTRGLGAGADPEVGRKAAEDAKDDIEELLRGADMVFVTAGEGGGTGTGGAPVVASIARKLGALTVGVVTRPFSFEGKRRSNQAENGIQTLRESCDTLIVIPNDRLLQMGDAAVSLMDAFRSADEVLLNGVQGITDLITTPGLINVDFADVKGVMSGAGTALMGIGSARGDGRALKAAEIAINSPLLEASMEGAQGVLLSVAGGSDLGLFEINEAASLVQDAAHPEANIIFGTVIDDSLGDEVRVTVIAAGFDSAGPSRKPVVSPSAAQTQPIASARAGKVTTSLFEPTDAASVPAHTNGATVSVGGDGDGGISDDDVDVPPFMRH, encoded by the coding sequence ATGACCCCCCCGCATAACTACCTCGCGGTAATCAAGGTGGTTGGTATCGGCGGCGGCGGTGTCAACGCCGTCAACCGGATGATCGAACAGGGCCTCAAGGGCGTCGAGTTCATCGCGATCAACACCGACGCACAGGCACTGCTGATGAGTGACGCCGATGTCAAGCTCGACGTCGGCCGCGACTCCACCCGTGGCCTCGGCGCCGGGGCGGATCCCGAGGTGGGCCGAAAGGCTGCCGAGGACGCCAAGGACGACATCGAGGAACTGCTGCGCGGCGCCGACATGGTGTTCGTCACCGCGGGCGAGGGCGGCGGCACCGGCACCGGTGGCGCACCCGTTGTCGCGTCGATCGCGCGCAAGCTCGGCGCGCTCACCGTCGGCGTCGTGACGCGACCGTTCTCGTTCGAGGGCAAGCGCCGTAGCAACCAGGCCGAGAACGGCATCCAGACGCTGCGCGAGAGCTGCGACACCCTGATCGTCATCCCGAATGACCGGCTGCTGCAGATGGGCGACGCCGCGGTGTCGCTGATGGACGCGTTCCGCAGCGCCGACGAGGTGCTGCTCAACGGCGTTCAGGGCATCACCGACCTGATCACCACGCCCGGTCTGATCAACGTCGACTTCGCCGACGTCAAGGGCGTGATGAGCGGGGCAGGCACGGCGCTGATGGGCATCGGGTCGGCGCGTGGTGACGGCCGGGCGCTCAAGGCTGCCGAGATCGCGATCAACTCTCCGCTGCTGGAAGCCTCGATGGAAGGCGCGCAGGGCGTGCTGCTGTCGGTCGCGGGCGGCAGTGACCTGGGGCTGTTCGAGATCAACGAGGCCGCCTCGCTGGTGCAGGACGCGGCCCACCCGGAGGCCAACATCATCTTCGGCACCGTGATCGACGACTCGCTCGGTGACGAGGTGCGCGTGACGGTCATCGCCGCCGGCTTCGACAGCGCAGGCCCGAGTCGCAAGCCGGTGGTCAGCCCCAGCGCGGCCCAGACCCAGCCGATCGCCTCGGCCCGGGCCGGCAAGGTGACCACGTCGCTGTTCGAGCCGACGGATGCGGCAAGCGTCCCGGCGCATACGAACGGCGCCACGGTCAGCGTCGGCGGCGACGGTGACGGCGGGATCTCCGACGACGATGTCGACGTGCCGCCGTTCATGCGGCACTGA